AAGCCCCGTGCCAAGGCGAGCGCGATTTGCCCCACACCCCCTTGGGGGTAGTTAATGCCGCCGTAGTGGCGATCGCAAAGCACCATGCCCGCGTTAATGGCCGGCGTTCGCGCTGCCGGCGCGACCGACCAGCAGTAGCACTCCATGTCGATAAAGCGCAGCAGCTGCAGGTCGCTGATGTGGCGGTGGGCCAGATCGCCAACGTTGGTGGGCAAGTAGCGGGCCAAACGCAGGCAGGCCAGCGGATGGTGCGCAAAGGAGCGCGCCAGGTAGCGCGGCTCTTCCAACGAGCGCAGCTCCATGCGATTGAGCGCGTTGAAGATGCCCCAGCATTCGTTGTAGAAGCGCCGAATGCCGCTGGCTTCGTGTGGGAAGTGCGCGATTAACGCCTGCAGGAACTGCTCGTAGTCCCGATGCACCCGCAGATCCAGCCCCTGGGGTAAGTGGTAGTGGATCTGGACCGGATCGGGGATGGTGCTCAGGCTGACATCGACTGCCGCCAGCGCGCGGGTGAGCAGGTTGGTCGTTCCTTGCTGCCCGAAGCCAAAAATCATGGAAGCGCCAACATCGAAGCGATAGCCATCGCGCTCGAAGTAGCCAGCGCTCCCGCCGGGGATAACGTAGCTCTCCAAAACCAAAATGCGGGCGCCCCGGGCAGCCAGCTGGGTCGCTGCCACCAAGCCGCCGATGCCGGCGCCAATGACGATCGCGTCGTAGCAGGGAGAGCTCGGCATGACAGTCCGCCTCGGGAGGCTCCGGAAGGCCAGTCTAGCGTTGCCGCGGTTGGCGCTTGCCCAAGCAGCGGTCAAAAAAAGGGGGGACCGGCTCGACCGGTCCCCCCTGGGCGATTCGTGATGAGAGGAGAACACAATTGAGACTTTAACTGTATTGAAAAAAAGTGTCAACATAGTTCGAACTAGTTGCAACAGTAGTCCTCCCTTGCTCGAGTGCCGGCGCTGCTGCGGCAGTATGGGGTGGAATCTGCTATTGCTGGCTGGAGCCGTGACTTCGCAACTGCGCGTTTACGCCCCCGACCACCCGCTCATCAAGCACTGGTTGGGCGTCGCCCGCGATGCCAATACCCCACCGGCGCTGTTTAAAAGTGCCATGAGCGAGCTAGGGCGCTGGCTGACCTACGAAGCCAGCCGCCATTGGCTGCCGGTGGACGACATGTCGATCCAAACGCCGCTACAGGCTAGCTCGGCGCAAACCATCGACCCGCAAGTTCCGGTTGCGGTCGTTCCCATCCTGAGAGCGGGGCTGTCTTTACTCGAAGGGGCGCAGACGCTGCTCCCGCTCGCCTCGATCTACCACCTGGGGCTGGTGCGCGACGAGCAGGCGCTGACCCCCAGTTGCTATCTCAACAAGCTCCCCGAGCAGTTTGCCCCCCAAACGCGGGTGCTGGTGCTCGATCCCATGCTGGCAACGGGCGGTTCGATCGCCATGGCCCTGCAGGCGATTGCCGAGCGCGGCGCCGATCCCCAAAACGTTCGCATTGTTTCGGTGGTAGCAGCCCCTCCGGCCTTGCAAGCCCTCAACGAACGTTTCCCGGCAATCAGAGTCTATACTGCCGCAATTGATGAAACGCTGGATGAGCGCGGCTACATTGTGCCGGGACTGGGCGACGCCGGCGATCGCGCCTTTGGCACCTAGCGCGGCGCTAGAATTGGCCCAGCAGCGAGGGGATGGCTGCCGCTCTCGAAGCGATGGCCCAAGTGGAAGAAACCATTCAGTTCCCCAGCATCGAGAGCGCGATCGCGCTGGCCGGCCCCCACGAACAAAACCTCAAAACGCTAGCCCAGCAGACCGGCGCCCAACTGGTCATGCGCGGACAGGATCTCTACATCTCGGGCGAGGACCGCTGCGTCCAGCGCTGCCTGGAGCTGGTGCGCTCGCTGCAACCCTACTGGCGCGAAGGCAGCCCCATCTCGCAAGCCGATTTGCAAACGGCCCTGCAAGCCCAAGATGCCGAGCGCTGGTCGGATTACCGCGACCTGCAGCAGGATGTGTTGGCGCGCACGCGCCGCGGCGATGTCATTCGCGCCAAAACGTTCCAGCAGCAGGCCTACGTGCGCGCCATCCAGCAGCACGATGTCACCTTCTGCACCGGACCGGCGGGGACGGGCAAAACCTTCCTGGCAGCCGTTTTGGCCGTGCAGGCGCTGCTGAACGGCCACTACGAACGCCTGATCCTGACCCGCCCGGCCTTGGAGGCCGGCGAAAAGCTGGGGTTTTTGCCCGGGGACCTGCAGCAGAAAGTCAACCCCTTCCTGCGCCCGCTCTACGATGCGCTCTACGAGCTTGTCGATCCGGCCAAGATTCCCGATCTCATGGCCCGCGGCACCATTGAGGTTGCGCCGCTGGCCTACATGCGCGGGCGCACGCTCAACCGCGCCTTTGTCATCGTCGACGAAGCGCAAAACACCACCCCCGCCCAGCTCAAAATGGTGCTGACGCGGCTGGGGTTTGCCGCCAGCATGGCTGTCACCGGCGATATCACCCAGACCGATTTGCCCCAAAACCAGGCCTCAGGCTTGGTGGTGGCGCTCGATATCTTGCAGGGGGTGGAAGGGGTAGCCATCTGCCGCTTGACGGAAGCGGATGTGGTGCGCCACCCGGTCGTGCAGCGGATCGTGGATGCTTACAATCGCTACGAGGGCTCGGAAAGCTAGCGGCGGCTCAAAACCGTTCCGCGTAGGCCTTGAGCTCGCGCGCCATGCGCTGCAGGCCGGGGCGCTCGCGGCGGCCGAGCGGCCGAGCTAGCGGGCGGGCCAGCAGGCCGCGGAAGCGGTGCTGGTGGCGGTAGCGCGTGCGGTTGGGGCCCAGCGCTTCCAGCTCGAAGCGGCATTCGCGGTACCAGCCCGGCAGCGCGGCGACCCACTGCAAGTGGCGCTCGGCGCAGAGCCAGGTCACGGTTGGCGCCAGCAGCGTTTCTTCGCCACCGGGATGGCAGCGCAGCGCCAGGGCAAAGCGGCGGCCGCGCTGCAGCGGCACCCGCGGGTCGCGGTCGTAGAGAAAGGTGTTCCAGTAGCGCCACTGTTCCTTGGCGGTCAGGATGCGCCAAACCAGCTGCGGCGGCGCGTCAATGTCGATGGCAACGCAGGCCACGGGCATGAGGCCATTAGGGGCTCGGACGCGCGTCAGGGTAGGATCCGCCAGGGTAGCCCGCCGCTTGCCTGCATGGTTGATGCCGCTCCCAGCGCTAGCTACAGCCTGGCGATCCGCTTCCGGCTGCCCGATCGCGCCGGTGCGCTCGCCGAGTTCATCCGCACCGTTGCCGAGTGCGAGGGCAATGTGGGCGAGGTGTTGCTGGTAGAGCGCGCGCCAGCCGGAGTCGTGCGCGCCACCACTATCGATGCGGCGAGCGCTCGCCACGCCGAGCAGATTGTCAGCGCCCTGCGGGCCCAGCCGGCCGTGGAGCTGCTCGCGGTCAGCGATCGCACCTTCGCCCTGCACCGCGGCGGCAAAATTGCCGTTCGCAACCGCCATCCACTGCAAACGGAGGCCGATTTGGCCATGGCCTACACCCCAGGGGTGGGGCGAGTTTGCCATGCCATCGCCCAGGATCCGGGCTCGGTTCTTGAGCTCACGATCAAAGGCAACGCCGTTGCCATTGCCACCGACGGCAGTGCCGTACTGGGGCTGGGCAACTTGGGCGCCGAAGCCGCCCTGCCGGTCATGGAGGGCAAAGCCATGCTGTTTCGCGAGTTCGGCGGCATTGATGCTTTCCCGCTTTGCCTGGCCCAGCAGGAGACCGAGGCGCTCGTGGAGACCGTGCGCGCGCTGGCACCGGCCTTTGGCGGCATCAACTTAGAAGACATCAGCGCGCCGCGCTGCTTTGCCATCGAGCGTCGCTTGAGGGAAGCGCTCGATATCCCGGTTTTCCACGACGACCAGCACGGCACCGCCATTGTGGTGCTGGCCGCCCTGCAAAATGCCCTGGCGCTGACAGGCAAGTCCCTAGCGGAGGCGCGCATTGCCATCAACGGCATGGGGGCGGCTGGTGTCGCCATCGCGCGGCTGCTGCAGCAGGCCGGTGCCACCGATATCTGGCCGTGCGACTCGCGCGGGCTGATTTCGCAGCAGCGGACGGATCTGGACGAATTCAAGCAGGGGGTGGCCGTGGCGCATGCGGGCTCGCTGGCCGATGCCCTCGCCGGTGCCGATGTCTTTATTGGCGTCAGCGCTCCCGATGCCCTCTCGCCCCAGATGGTGGGCACCATGGCCCGCGATCCCATCTTGCTAGCGCTGGCCAATCCGGTCCCCGAGATCCGGCCGGAAGCGGTGGGGGAGGAGGTGGCCGTCATGGCCACCGGGCGCAGCGACTACCCCAACCAAATCAACAACGTCCTGGCCTTTCCCGGGGTGTTTCGCGGGGCGCTCGACTGCCAGGCAGCGCGGGTGACGCCCAACATGTGCCTGGCAGCAGCCGGCGCGATCGCGGCGCTGGTTCCACCGGGCGAGCGCCACCGCAACTGCGTCGTGCCCTCGGTTTTCGATTCGCGGGTGGCCCCTGCTGTTGCCGAAGCCGTGCGCGCGGCTGCCCACCGCGATGGCGTTGCCCGCGCAGCCGGCGATCGCTAGCCTGATACGGTGACTGTGGTCCGGCGACTCCGCTGCGCGCATGACTCGCTCTGCCCCATCCAGCCGCCACTACCGCCGCCGCATCTTGTGGCTGGAGCGGCTGATGGCGTTGGCTGCGCTGGCCAATTTCGCGCTGGTGCTGTTCGATTTAACCTATCTGCCGCTGCGCGATTTTTGGCTCCAGGGCCGGGTGAAGCTGCCGGGCTTTCGCATCGGCCCCTATAGCGTAGAGGGCGTCCGCTTTCGCGTACCGCGACCGCCGGTTACCCAGTGGTACGACCCCATTAAGGGCATTCGCCCCCATCCCGAAACGCAGCAGTACTTGCAAGCCGTCGAGCAGCTCGAGCGCCAAATCCAGCGCATGGGGGTCAAATCGAGGCCGACCAAGCAACAGTTGGTGCGCTTGCGCCAGCTCAGCGCCGAGATAGTGCAAGGCAACCCCTTCGAGCTAGCCGGCAAAACGGCCACCCTCGAAGCCATCGAGAACCGCATGCGTAATCGGGTGGGGCTGAGCGCGCAGTTTGGGGTGGGCTCGCCCGAGCAAGCGTTTCGCATCTTTTGGAGCCAAGCCTATTTGAGCCGCAAGGGGTGGCAGCAGGAGCTGCAGTTTTTCCGCAACCGTATCGAGCCGCTGGCGGCCACCAACTATACGCGCGGCATCAACGAGAACGGCGATTTCATCGATCGCTTCTGGATCTTAGATCTGCCCTTCGCGGTCCTGTTTGGACTGGAGTTTTTGGGGCGCACTTACTGGATCCAGCGCCAGCGACCGGCCCTGCGGTGGCGCGAAGCCATGCTGTGGCGCTGGTACGACCTATTTTGGTTCCTGCCAGTCGCCCGCTGGTTGCGCGCCATCCCGCTGACCGTGCGGCTCCACCAAGCGCGCCTAATCGATC
This genomic stretch from Cyanobacteria bacterium QS_8_64_29 harbors:
- a CDS encoding uracil phosphoribosyltransferase; its protein translation is MTSQLRVYAPDHPLIKHWLGVARDANTPPALFKSAMSELGRWLTYEASRHWLPVDDMSIQTPLQASSAQTIDPQVPVAVVPILRAGLSLLEGAQTLLPLASIYHLGLVRDEQALTPSCYLNKLPEQFAPQTRVLVLDPMLATGGSIAMALQAIAERGADPQNVRIVSVVAAPPALQALNERFPAIRVYTAAIDETLDERGYIVPGLGDAGDRAFGT
- a CDS encoding phosphate starvation-inducible protein PhoH; the encoded protein is MAQVEETIQFPSIESAIALAGPHEQNLKTLAQQTGAQLVMRGQDLYISGEDRCVQRCLELVRSLQPYWREGSPISQADLQTALQAQDAERWSDYRDLQQDVLARTRRGDVIRAKTFQQQAYVRAIQQHDVTFCTGPAGTGKTFLAAVLAVQALLNGHYERLILTRPALEAGEKLGFLPGDLQQKVNPFLRPLYDALYELVDPAKIPDLMARGTIEVAPLAYMRGRTLNRAFVIVDEAQNTTPAQLKMVLTRLGFAASMAVTGDITQTDLPQNQASGLVVALDILQGVEGVAICRLTEADVVRHPVVQRIVDAYNRYEGSES
- a CDS encoding NAD-dependent malic enzyme — its product is MVDAAPSASYSLAIRFRLPDRAGALAEFIRTVAECEGNVGEVLLVERAPAGVVRATTIDAASARHAEQIVSALRAQPAVELLAVSDRTFALHRGGKIAVRNRHPLQTEADLAMAYTPGVGRVCHAIAQDPGSVLELTIKGNAVAIATDGSAVLGLGNLGAEAALPVMEGKAMLFREFGGIDAFPLCLAQQETEALVETVRALAPAFGGINLEDISAPRCFAIERRLREALDIPVFHDDQHGTAIVVLAALQNALALTGKSLAEARIAINGMGAAGVAIARLLQQAGATDIWPCDSRGLISQQRTDLDEFKQGVAVAHAGSLADALAGADVFIGVSAPDALSPQMVGTMARDPILLALANPVPEIRPEAVGEEVAVMATGRSDYPNQINNVLAFPGVFRGALDCQAARVTPNMCLAAAGAIAALVPPGERHRNCVVPSVFDSRVAPAVAEAVRAAAHRDGVARAAGDR